In Dermatophilus congolensis, a genomic segment contains:
- the dapA gene encoding 4-hydroxy-tetrahydrodipicolinate synthase, whose translation MSSAIAPFGRVLTAIVTPFTADGALDLESLRSLAIYLADRRHDGLVVNGTTGESATTSDDEKRLILQTVKDAVGDRIKIVAGVGTNDTAHTISLARQAAEIGVDGALVVTPYYNKPPQAGILAHFRAVAEATDLPIMVYDIPGRAGVPITTETHIALAAHPNIVAVKDAKGDLWAASHVQRATDLAWYSGDDGANLAHFAQGAHGIVGVTSHFASIEYANMIDALDNGNLSQAIDIHRKLIPAVDAIMGTSQGAITVKAALAEAGVIATDHVRLPLAQLTDTQRDIVRQGLKEAHLS comes from the coding sequence ATGTCGTCTGCCATTGCACCCTTTGGTCGTGTTCTGACCGCGATCGTCACTCCGTTCACCGCCGACGGAGCCCTCGACCTCGAATCACTCCGGTCCCTGGCTATATATCTGGCTGACCGCCGCCACGACGGGCTCGTCGTCAACGGCACCACCGGAGAATCCGCAACCACCAGCGACGATGAAAAACGACTCATCCTGCAAACAGTCAAAGACGCCGTCGGAGACCGCATCAAAATCGTCGCCGGCGTAGGCACCAACGACACCGCCCACACCATCAGCCTCGCCCGACAAGCCGCCGAGATCGGTGTCGACGGCGCACTTGTTGTCACGCCCTACTACAACAAGCCACCCCAGGCAGGCATCCTCGCCCATTTCCGTGCCGTCGCCGAAGCCACCGACCTACCCATCATGGTGTACGACATCCCTGGTCGTGCCGGCGTCCCCATCACCACCGAAACCCACATCGCCCTGGCTGCCCACCCCAACATCGTCGCTGTCAAAGACGCCAAAGGCGACCTATGGGCCGCAAGCCACGTACAACGCGCCACCGACCTGGCCTGGTACTCCGGCGACGATGGCGCTAACCTGGCACACTTCGCCCAAGGTGCTCACGGTATTGTGGGAGTCACCAGCCACTTCGCGTCAATCGAATACGCCAACATGATCGACGCCCTCGACAACGGCAACCTCTCCCAAGCCATCGACATCCACCGCAAACTCATCCCCGCCGTCGACGCAATCATGGGCACCAGCCAAGGAGCCATCACCGTCAAAGCCGCACTGGCCGAAGCCGGCGTCATCGCCACCGACCACGTGCGCCTACCACTTGCACAACTGACCGATACCCAACGCGACATCGTGCGCCAAGGCCTAAAGGAGGCCCACCTCTCGTGA
- a CDS encoding ribonuclease J: MKFPIDLTEPPALPEGGLRIVPLGGLGDIGRNMTVLEHAGRLLIIDCGVLFPEDAHPGVDLILPDFSYIEDRLDDVEAIILTHGHEDHIGAVPYLLRLKEDIPLIGSNLTLALIEAKLKEHRITPYTMDVTEGDIEDLGPFECEFIAVNHSIPDALAVAIRTDAGTLLHTGDFKMDQLPLDGRITDLRAMARIGEEGIDIALVDSTNAEVPGFTMPEKDIYPALENVFSKAQRRIIVASFASHVHRVQQVLDAAAEHNRKVALIGRSMVRNMGIAAELGYLNVPDGVIVDMKKIEDYPEHQQLLMCTGSQGEPMAALSRMANDEHRIKIGEGDTVVLASSLIPGNENAVFRVVNGLIKLGAEVVHKGNAKVHTSGHASAGELLYLYNILRPKNAMPVHGEWRHLLANGRLAAATGVPEERVVLAGDGIIVDLIDGKASVTGKVDCNYVYVDGSSVGATDEALLKDRQILRDEGFISAIVVIDSATGKVSTGPEVITRGFAEDNDVFNKIVPEISEAVESAWDRGTNDAHQLQQVVRRTIGGFVGGKLRRRPMIVPVVVIA, from the coding sequence GTGAAATTTCCTATTGACCTGACAGAGCCACCAGCACTGCCCGAGGGAGGACTACGCATCGTCCCCCTCGGCGGGCTCGGCGACATCGGGCGCAACATGACCGTCCTCGAACACGCAGGACGTCTCCTCATCATCGACTGCGGAGTACTTTTCCCCGAAGACGCCCACCCCGGCGTCGACCTCATCCTGCCGGACTTCTCCTACATCGAAGACCGCCTCGACGACGTCGAAGCCATCATCCTCACCCACGGGCACGAGGACCACATCGGCGCAGTCCCATACCTGCTCCGCCTCAAAGAAGACATCCCCCTCATCGGATCCAACCTGACGCTGGCCCTCATCGAAGCCAAACTCAAAGAACACCGGATCACGCCCTACACGATGGACGTCACCGAAGGAGACATCGAAGACCTCGGACCCTTCGAATGCGAATTCATCGCCGTCAACCACTCCATCCCTGACGCCCTAGCCGTTGCAATACGCACCGACGCAGGCACACTCCTGCACACCGGCGACTTCAAGATGGACCAACTACCCCTCGACGGGCGCATCACCGACCTGCGCGCCATGGCCCGCATCGGCGAAGAAGGCATCGACATCGCCCTCGTCGACTCCACCAACGCAGAAGTGCCCGGATTCACGATGCCTGAAAAAGACATTTACCCCGCACTGGAAAACGTGTTCAGCAAAGCCCAACGCCGCATCATCGTCGCCTCCTTTGCCAGCCACGTCCACCGCGTGCAACAAGTCCTCGACGCCGCCGCCGAACACAACCGCAAGGTCGCCCTCATCGGACGGTCCATGGTCCGAAACATGGGCATCGCCGCCGAACTGGGCTACCTCAACGTGCCCGACGGTGTGATCGTCGACATGAAAAAAATCGAGGACTACCCCGAACACCAACAACTCCTCATGTGCACCGGTTCGCAGGGAGAACCGATGGCAGCGCTGTCCCGCATGGCCAACGACGAACACCGCATCAAAATCGGCGAAGGCGACACAGTCGTTCTCGCTAGCTCCCTCATCCCCGGCAACGAGAACGCCGTATTCCGGGTAGTTAACGGACTCATCAAACTCGGCGCCGAAGTAGTTCACAAAGGCAACGCCAAAGTGCACACCTCCGGCCACGCCAGCGCCGGAGAACTTCTCTACCTCTACAACATCCTGCGCCCCAAAAACGCCATGCCCGTCCATGGCGAATGGCGGCACCTCCTGGCCAATGGGCGCCTCGCCGCCGCGACCGGTGTCCCCGAAGAACGCGTCGTCCTCGCCGGCGATGGAATCATCGTCGACCTCATAGACGGCAAAGCTAGCGTTACCGGGAAAGTTGACTGCAACTACGTGTACGTCGACGGCTCCTCCGTCGGCGCCACCGACGAAGCACTCCTCAAAGACCGCCAAATCCTGCGCGACGAAGGTTTCATCTCCGCGATCGTCGTCATCGACTCGGCCACCGGGAAAGTCAGCACCGGCCCCGAAGTCATCACCCGAGGATTCGCCGAAGACAACGACGTCTTCAACAAAATCGTCCCCGAAATTTCTGAAGCGGTTGAAAGCGCCTGGGACCGCGGCACCAACGATGCCCACCAACTCCAGCAGGTGGTGCGCCGCACCATCGGCGGATTCGTGGGCGGAAAACTACGCCGCCGCCCAATGATCGTGCCGGTAGTAGTCATCGCCTAA